The Candidatus Hydrogenedens sp. genome contains a region encoding:
- a CDS encoding immunoglobulin domain-containing protein, translated as MSKKSITGIIVVICLFTMQSFGVVYVNKASTDPSPDGSSWAKAFRTIQEGIDAAASQASPGNPVEVWVAQGNYDELRTESWGAPSAVEGSLVMKDDVHLYGGFKGTETSINQRRPARYITTIDGRTSRGGTNAYHVIVIGKADGPNVDVVIDGFHIRGGRATGVAGDYHTWRGAGIYNWLSSPVIANCVFYDNVAGTAGGAIANLSGTIGSNNYKANALIHDCVFRGNTCNEAVDTGVSPIRGGAGVFNNGIDSSNSEIGNETKIVNCTFYNNTSANLSGSQLYNANTIMNSGCGVNFPRIYNNILWNPTAPANPHIRSFRPGLGFVYSADVQYCDVQSGYGGGGVGNINLDPLFRNPGNNDLRLSFSPMSPCINAGSNALVDPPTGPTRLDIRSYYRVEGGTVDMGAYENVMFSGNMPVDFSGTPTEILAGQSVQFTDLSETYGLWPETTWSWNFGDSGTSNQQNPSHQYNTAGRYTVSLTVTTAEGNGSNTKTDYIIVHTPPVAQFSGTPLQGQYPLTVQFTDESIADELPGNTTQITDWYWDFNGDSSWDAHYTTPTNPQWTYNVVGIYTVSLRVVSQYGEDTETKTNYVDVWPNPLAVSNIVIQEFDPPRDNPFNEDDFSSPTALNLSDGYIGFGRSFRMTVTASGGYGPPYQYQWQIFKGGSWVPVADGSYTRFVNGSDGVNNTQVTTIISGATTNQLTVEYAIPGQEDGQYRCVVTDPNDTPPPPNQVTSNTKTITINPNMIRTIVDLSPEVKKYIGENAIYSFKFIGGPGTNYIYQWYADRGSGLETVGSGGNPVTFFNLDMTMRGNYYGTAVNISGGGQTAFCGPSTLDVQPVVSVSAQPQNIHRNTGGTASFTATFAGGYPPYTYEWFWNSTPITDGPHPSGSGSTVAITNNGATTTLTITNVQLADVGNYKARATDSENRGAPSTEDTNEAVLTVTNPFVVTDPAPSPTTLYEGNIYVIAITVSGGTPPYTYIWQRDTGSGYQTLNNGDLGGRVSINHGVDNSVLVLTDVVVGDTGSYRCVGVDSGPDPDAYPANAGVLNVYANLAVSTEHPADITENVGNQAQFTVQTNGGIPQLNYEWQYATDESGPWTTLSNGPHPLHASSIVSGADGPTLGIQIAEGAHLSALQNSYYRCVVTDSGTPQSGTSRVAKLSITNFINVQGPADVRAYTGESPVQLVVNVSGGLPPFYYEWFKGTESILGPVEGQNVLDLGSADETDAGDYYVIVSDSSGGLNPNVTSRVANVKVADPPQIITHPQSLNLYAGQDAVFQVEVVGGFEPYNYDWWQVGVGSLGVNNATLVIQDVDETYDGTQFIVYVSDQPSTVSGLNTVLTSDPALLRVASSEVVFTKQPQDASLYIDDPFFVMSADFVGGLPPVYYEWKRDLPGGGTEVVAVNTLEIEVNTASLTVGTYEYYLEVTDDVPTVYQSRHAIIEVGEHLQLGQDLLEEYNATVGDRVEMVVEVTGGLGDKTYTWYRDDGNKTFEVITGAIGPVLVIDPVEMEDAGEYYVTIQDAGSTVTGMNDLVISRTATLNVEKGVPASTNAGLVIVVVISSIVGVMTIIRRKAFLRK; from the coding sequence CAGAGAAGACCTGCAAGATATATAACTACAATAGATGGAAGAACTTCTCGTGGTGGAACAAATGCATACCATGTAATAGTGATAGGAAAAGCAGATGGTCCAAATGTGGATGTAGTGATTGATGGTTTCCATATTCGTGGTGGTCGTGCAACAGGTGTGGCAGGTGATTATCATACCTGGCGTGGTGCAGGTATATATAACTGGTTATCATCACCAGTAATTGCTAATTGTGTTTTTTATGACAATGTTGCAGGAACTGCGGGTGGTGCTATTGCAAATTTATCAGGAACGATTGGTTCAAATAATTATAAAGCAAATGCATTAATTCATGATTGCGTTTTCCGTGGTAATACCTGCAATGAGGCTGTTGACACGGGCGTTTCCCCGATTCGTGGCGGTGCTGGTGTATTTAACAATGGTATCGATTCATCTAATAGTGAAATTGGTAATGAAACAAAGATAGTGAACTGTACCTTCTATAATAATACTTCTGCCAATTTAAGTGGAAGTCAATTATACAATGCCAATACCATCATGAATAGTGGTTGTGGAGTTAATTTCCCAAGGATTTACAATAACATTCTTTGGAATCCGACTGCTCCTGCCAATCCGCATATCCGGTCTTTTAGACCTGGTTTGGGTTTTGTATATTCAGCGGATGTGCAATATTGCGATGTGCAAAGTGGTTATGGTGGAGGTGGAGTAGGAAATATCAATTTAGACCCATTGTTCCGCAATCCAGGGAATAATGATTTGCGTTTAAGTTTTTCACCAATGTCTCCTTGCATTAATGCTGGTTCCAATGCGTTAGTAGACCCGCCAACTGGTCCCACACGGTTGGATATCCGTAGTTACTATCGTGTAGAAGGTGGTACGGTAGATATGGGCGCCTATGAAAATGTGATGTTCTCAGGTAATATGCCTGTGGATTTCTCAGGCACACCCACAGAGATTCTGGCAGGGCAATCTGTCCAGTTTACGGATTTGTCGGAGACCTATGGCTTATGGCCCGAGACAACCTGGTCTTGGAATTTTGGCGATAGTGGGACGAGTAATCAACAGAATCCGAGTCATCAATACAATACTGCGGGTAGATACACTGTGTCATTGACAGTCACTACGGCGGAAGGGAATGGTAGTAATACGAAGACCGATTACATCATTGTGCATACCCCGCCAGTAGCTCAATTTTCAGGCACTCCGTTGCAGGGACAGTATCCGTTGACTGTTCAGTTTACAGATGAATCAATAGCAGATGAGTTGCCTGGGAATACAACACAAATAACCGATTGGTATTGGGATTTTAATGGAGATAGTTCATGGGATGCCCATTATACGACACCGACAAATCCACAATGGACATATAACGTTGTTGGTATTTATACAGTTAGTTTGAGGGTGGTATCCCAGTATGGTGAAGATACGGAAACCAAAACGAACTATGTTGATGTTTGGCCCAATCCGTTGGCTGTTAGTAACATAGTGATACAAGAATTTGATCCACCGAGGGATAATCCATTTAATGAAGATGACTTCAGTTCGCCGACGGCTTTGAATCTGAGCGATGGATATATTGGATTTGGTCGTTCGTTCCGTATGACAGTTACTGCCAGTGGTGGATATGGACCCCCGTATCAATATCAGTGGCAAATCTTCAAGGGTGGTTCTTGGGTTCCTGTTGCTGATGGGAGTTATACAAGGTTTGTAAATGGTTCGGATGGCGTAAACAATACTCAAGTTACAACGATAATTTCTGGAGCAACTACAAATCAATTGACGGTGGAATATGCTATCCCCGGTCAGGAAGATGGACAGTATCGCTGTGTTGTGACTGACCCGAATGATACACCTCCTCCACCTAATCAAGTTACTTCTAACACAAAAACAATTACCATTAATCCTAATATGATAAGAACAATAGTAGATTTATCTCCAGAGGTTAAAAAGTATATTGGAGAAAATGCCATTTATAGTTTCAAGTTTATAGGTGGTCCTGGAACGAATTATATATATCAGTGGTATGCTGATAGGGGTAGCGGTTTAGAAACGGTAGGTAGTGGAGGTAATCCAGTAACTTTCTTCAACTTAGATATGACTATGCGTGGTAATTATTACGGAACAGCAGTGAATATTTCTGGTGGTGGCCAAACTGCGTTCTGTGGTCCGAGTACTTTGGATGTTCAGCCAGTGGTTAGTGTTTCTGCTCAACCGCAGAACATACACAGGAATACTGGTGGGACTGCTTCGTTTACTGCGACATTTGCGGGAGGCTATCCGCCATATACTTATGAATGGTTCTGGAATAGTACTCCGATTACTGATGGACCGCATCCGTCTGGTTCTGGCTCGACGGTGGCAATAACCAATAATGGTGCAACAACTACATTGACCATCACTAATGTCCAACTTGCAGATGTTGGCAATTACAAAGCAAGGGCGACTGACTCTGAGAACCGTGGGGCACCCTCAACAGAAGATACTAACGAGGCAGTACTTACTGTAACAAATCCATTTGTAGTTACTGACCCAGCGCCGAGTCCAACCACTTTGTATGAAGGTAATATATATGTAATTGCAATCACAGTGTCTGGAGGAACTCCGCCGTATACTTATATATGGCAGAGAGATACAGGAAGTGGATATCAGACATTGAATAATGGTGATTTAGGTGGAAGGGTGTCTATAAATCACGGTGTGGATAATTCTGTATTAGTTTTGACTGATGTTGTTGTAGGTGATACGGGTTCATACCGTTGTGTTGGTGTTGATAGTGGACCTGACCCAGATGCCTATCCTGCAAATGCGGGCGTATTGAATGTATATGCGAACCTTGCAGTTAGTACGGAGCATCCTGCAGATATAACCGAGAATGTTGGTAATCAAGCACAATTTACAGTCCAAACCAATGGCGGAATACCGCAATTAAATTATGAATGGCAATATGCGACAGATGAAAGTGGACCGTGGACGACATTGTCTAACGGACCGCATCCGTTGCATGCCAGTTCGATTGTCTCTGGGGCAGATGGTCCAACGCTTGGAATTCAAATAGCGGAAGGCGCTCACTTATCTGCATTGCAAAATTCATACTATCGTTGTGTTGTAACTGATAGTGGGACACCGCAGAGTGGCACCTCTCGTGTGGCTAAACTCTCCATAACGAACTTTATCAATGTCCAGGGACCTGCAGATGTACGAGCATACACAGGAGAATCGCCAGTTCAGTTAGTTGTAAATGTCAGTGGTGGTCTACCACCGTTCTATTATGAGTGGTTCAAGGGCACAGAAAGTATATTAGGTCCTGTGGAAGGACAAAATGTGCTTGATTTAGGTTCAGCAGATGAAACAGATGCAGGTGATTACTATGTAATTGTAAGTGATTCCAGTGGCGGATTAAATCCAAATGTAACATCGAGAGTAGCAAATGTGAAAGTTGCAGACCCGCCACAAATAATTACACATCCACAAAGCCTGAATCTGTATGCTGGACAAGATGCAGTGTTCCAGGTAGAAGTAGTCGGTGGGTTTGAGCCATACAATTACGATTGGTGGCAGGTTGGTGTTGGTTCGTTAGGAGTTAATAATGCTACATTAGTAATACAGGATGTTGATGAGACTTATGATGGCACGCAGTTTATAGTTTATGTGTCCGACCAGCCGTCAACAGTGAGTGGTTTGAATACTGTATTGACATCTGACCCAGCCTTATTGCGTGTAGCCAGTAGCGAAGTTGTATTTACTAAACAACCTCAAGACGCATCCTTATATATTGATGACCCATTCTTTGTGATGTCGGCAGATTTTGTTGGAGGCTTACCACCTGTTTATTACGAGTGGAAGCGCGATTTGCCTGGTGGAGGTACCGAGGTAGTTGCTGTTAATACATTAGAAATAGAAGTAAATACAGCATCCTTAACTGTAGGTACCTATGAATATTATCTTGAAGTAACCGATGATGTCCCGACAGTATATCAATCGCGACATGCCATAATAGAGGTTGGCGAACATTTACAATTGGGACAAGACCTATTAGAAGAATACAATGCAACAGTAGGTGACCGTGTCGAAATGGTTGTTGAGGTAACAGGCGGTTTAGGTGATAAGACCTATACATGGTATCGAGATGATGGAAATAAGACATTTGAAGTGATAACAGGTGCGATAGGCCCTGTTTTAGTAATTGACCCAGTAGAGATGGAGGATGCAGGTGAGTATTATGTGACTATTCAAGACGCTGGAAGTACTGTAACAGGAATGAATGATTTAGTTATATCACGTACCGCAACCTTGAATGTCGAGAAAGGTGTACCTGCAAGTACAAATGCTGGATTAGTGATAGTGGTTGTTATCTCCTCTATTGTTGGAGTAATGACAATTATCCGTAGAAAAGCATTTTTACGCAAGTAA